A stretch of the Rosa rugosa chromosome 5, drRosRugo1.1, whole genome shotgun sequence genome encodes the following:
- the LOC133711631 gene encoding receptor kinase-like protein Xa21: MSLWNLKNLLFLNLSFNSLSGDLPTSMRKTKVLQIIALSSNQISGNIPTVIGEFQSLSSLYLSNNMFVGSVPQSFGDLKGLELLDLSYNNLSGTIPKSLEMLKYLKYLNLSYNKLLGEIPSEGPFVNFSAQSFLGNMALCQRSPNFGVSPCRNPRAQKSRKASSLLTYIFPAIISIAILISLISWWKICHKRKATIPRPTEQLIAPEQILISYHELCLATNNFCESNLLGVGSFGSVYKGLLSDGVIVAVKVLNLTMEGAFKSFDAECLNVVTIGQIQLLNGWNYKKWRNQVEFYLSMHQNMDLCLIEEQPLELDTESTEEDRKYYKEWYSSNRKAKNVIRTSMSDTVRGSIIEPELAMDFLEAIGDKYQESDKAEAARLSKRFNELEFSGKGSVREHIMELIDLNSRLRDLDMGVKDSQRKRESGRKADQLLQSI; encoded by the exons ATGAGTCTATGGAATCTCAAAAATCTCCTGTTCCTGAATCTGTCATTCAATTCTCTTAGTGGAGACTTACCTACAAGCATGAGAAAGACTAAGGTTCTTCAAATCATTGCTTTATCCTCAAATCAAATCAGTGGAAACATTCCAACTGTTATTGGAGAATTTCAAAGCTTGAGCTCTTTATATTTGTCAAACAACATGTTTGTAGGATCTGTTCCCCAAAGTTTTGGTGATCTAAAAGGATTGGAACTTTTGGACCTATCATACAACAACTTGTCGGGCACGATACCTAAGTCTCTAGAAATGCTCAAATACCTCAAGTATTTGAACTTGTCTTATAACAAGCTCTTGGGAGAAATTCCTTCTGAGGGACCTTTTGTCAACTTCAGTGCACAATCATTCTTGGGAAATATGGCACTTTGTCAGAGATCACCAAACTTTGGAGTCTCACCCTGCAGGAATCCTAGGGCTCAAAAATCAAGGAAGGCTTCTAGTTTGCTCACATATATTTTTCCAGCTATTATATCAATAGCTATCCTCATAAGTCTCATTTCTTGGTGGAAAATTTGTCACAAAAGAAAAGCAACCATTCCAAGGCCAACTGAACAGTTAATAGCACCAGAGCAGATATTGATATCATATCATGAACTCTGTTTGGCTACTAATAACTTCTGTGAAAGCAACTTACTGGGAGTGGGGAGTTTCGGCTCTGTGTACAAGGGTCTGCTTTCTGATGGGGTAATTGTTGCTGTCAAGGTTCTAAATTTAACAATGGAGGGTGCCTTCAAAAGTTTTGATGCAGAGT gtctaaatgtggtcactatagGCCAAATTCAGTTGCTTAATGGATGGAATTATAAgaagtggagaaaccaagttGAATTTTATCTGTCTATGCATCAAAACATGGATCTTTGCTTGATTGAGGAACAACCATTAGAGCTAGACACTGAGAGCACAGAAGAAGATAGAAAATACTATAAGGAGTGGTATAGCTCCAACAGGAAAGCCAAAAATGTGATAAGAACCTCTATGTCTGACACAGTTAGGGGCTCGATCATTGAGCCAGAGCTTGCCATGGATTTCCTAGAAGCCATAGGAGATAAATATCAGGAGAGTGACAAAGCTGAGGCTGCTAGGCTATCCAAAAGATTTAATGAGCTGGAGTTTTCAGGAAAAGGAAGTGTGAGGGAGCACATTATGGAGCTGATTGACCTCAACTCGAGGCTGAGGGATTTAGACATGGGAGTTAAAGACTCTCAG aggaagagagaatcagGAAGGAAGGCAGACCAACTACTGCAGTCAATCTAG